In Streptomyces ambofaciens ATCC 23877, a single genomic region encodes these proteins:
- the galE gene encoding UDP-glucose 4-epimerase GalE, with protein sequence MSGKYLVTGGAGYVGSVVAQHLLEAGHEVVVLDNLSTGFREGVPAGATFVEGDIRDAAKWLDGTFDGVLHFAAFSQVGESVVKPEKYWDNNVGGTMALLEAMRTAGVRRLVFSSTAATYGEPERSPIVESAPTRPTSPYGASKLAVDHMITGEAKAHGLGAVSLRYFNVAGAYGAYGERHDPESHLIPLVLQVAQGRREAISVFGDDYPTPDGTCVRDYIHVADLAEAHLLALDAAVPGEHLICNLGNGNGFSVREVVETVRRVTGHPIPEVVADRRGGDPAVLVASADTAREKLGWNPSRADLAGIVADAWEFAQRRADQDSTKG encoded by the coding sequence ATGAGTGGGAAGTACCTGGTGACGGGCGGCGCGGGCTACGTCGGCAGCGTCGTCGCCCAACATCTGCTGGAAGCCGGTCACGAGGTCGTCGTGCTCGACAACCTCTCGACGGGCTTCCGCGAGGGCGTGCCGGCGGGTGCCACGTTCGTCGAGGGGGACATCCGCGACGCCGCCAAGTGGCTGGACGGCACCTTCGACGGGGTGCTGCACTTCGCCGCCTTCTCGCAGGTCGGCGAGTCGGTCGTGAAGCCCGAGAAGTACTGGGACAACAACGTGGGCGGCACCATGGCCCTCCTGGAGGCGATGCGCACGGCGGGCGTGCGCCGGCTGGTCTTCTCCTCCACCGCCGCGACCTACGGCGAGCCGGAGCGCTCCCCGATCGTCGAGTCCGCGCCGACGCGGCCCACCAGCCCCTACGGCGCCTCGAAGCTCGCCGTGGACCACATGATCACGGGTGAGGCGAAGGCGCACGGGCTGGGCGCGGTCTCGCTGCGGTACTTCAACGTCGCGGGCGCCTACGGGGCGTACGGCGAGCGTCACGACCCCGAGTCCCACCTGATCCCGCTGGTCCTCCAGGTGGCGCAGGGCCGGCGCGAGGCCATCTCCGTCTTCGGCGACGACTACCCGACGCCGGACGGCACCTGCGTCCGCGACTACATCCACGTCGCCGACCTGGCCGAGGCCCACCTGCTGGCCCTGGACGCGGCCGTCCCGGGCGAGCACCTCATCTGCAACCTGGGCAACGGCAACGGCTTCTCCGTCCGCGAGGTCGTCGAGACCGTCCGCCGGGTGACGGGCCACCCGATCCCCGAGGTGGTGGCGGACCGCCGCGGCGGCGACCCGGCGGTCCTGGTGGCGTCGGCGGACACCGCCCGCGAGAAACTGGGCTGGAACCCGTCCCGCGCGGACCTCGCGGGGATCGTGGCGGACGCGTGGGAGTTCGCGCAGCGGCGCGCGGACCAGGACTCGACGAAGGGCTAG